Proteins from a genomic interval of Nostoc sp. TCL240-02:
- a CDS encoding DNA cytosine methyltransferase — protein MSERPCIFSFFAGSGFLDLGFETSGFNIVYVNEIFSPFMAAYRYSRQILNLPLPEYGYHHGVAGDITQLHEGLQAQRLRELVQDCRKSNNIVGFIGGPPCPDFSIGGKNRGRLGDNGKLSASYVELICRNLPEFFLFENVKGLWKTAKHRLFFESLKQQLLEAGYILTERLINAIEYGVPQDRERIILIGFRNNFIKDVGIKFGSKKLLTENTFPWRNHILYPQENVFAYPWLKCDPFQENSIMLCPKSIPQELTVEYWFKKNNVLKHPNAENYFKPRAGITKFAVIDEGDDSKKSFKRLHRWRYSPTACYGNNEVHLHPYKIRRISVAEALAIQSLPANFVLPENISLTNMFKTIGNGVPYLASNALAKTITNFLEIGVKNAVNISNITKPNVNLNTCNNSVTFTEPTSKIS, from the coding sequence ATGAGCGAGCGCCCTTGTATTTTCTCCTTTTTTGCTGGTTCGGGATTCCTAGATTTAGGTTTTGAAACTAGCGGTTTTAATATTGTCTACGTCAATGAAATTTTTTCACCATTCATGGCAGCATACCGCTATTCACGGCAGATTCTCAATCTGCCATTGCCAGAATACGGGTATCATCACGGAGTTGCGGGAGATATAACTCAACTTCACGAAGGTTTACAAGCACAACGCCTCCGGGAGTTAGTACAAGACTGCCGCAAATCTAATAATATTGTGGGCTTCATTGGTGGTCCTCCCTGTCCTGATTTTTCTATTGGCGGGAAAAATAGAGGACGATTAGGAGATAATGGCAAGCTTTCCGCTTCTTACGTTGAATTAATTTGCCGCAATCTTCCAGAGTTCTTTTTATTTGAGAACGTTAAGGGTTTGTGGAAAACGGCAAAACACCGTTTATTCTTTGAATCGCTTAAACAACAATTACTAGAAGCAGGCTATATCTTAACAGAGCGATTAATTAATGCTATCGAATATGGTGTACCCCAGGATAGAGAAAGAATTATTCTTATTGGTTTCCGAAATAATTTTATCAAGGATGTAGGAATAAAATTTGGTAGTAAAAAGTTACTCACTGAAAATACTTTTCCTTGGAGAAATCATATTTTATATCCTCAAGAAAATGTTTTTGCTTACCCTTGGCTTAAGTGCGATCCATTCCAAGAAAATTCCATTATGCTTTGTCCTAAAAGCATCCCTCAAGAATTAACAGTTGAATACTGGTTTAAAAAAAATAATGTGCTGAAGCACCCCAATGCTGAAAACTATTTTAAACCAAGGGCAGGTATCACAAAATTTGCTGTTATTGATGAAGGAGATGATTCTAAAAAGTCTTTCAAGCGTCTTCACCGATGGCGTTACTCTCCGACAGCTTGCTATGGAAATAATGAAGTACATTTGCATCCCTATAAAATCCGCCGTATATCTGTAGCGGAAGCTTTAGCTATCCAATCTTTACCTGCAAATTTTGTACTTCCAGAGAATATCTCGCTGACAAATATGTTTAAGACTATTGGTAATGGCGTACCATATTTGGCATCCAATGCGTTAGCTAAAACTATTACTAACTTCTTAGAAATTGGTGTAAAAAATGCTGTTAATATTTCTAATATTACTAAGCCTAATGTCAACTTAAACACTTGTAATAATTCCGTAACATTTACAGAACCAACATCAAAAATAAGTTAG
- the deoC gene encoding deoxyribose-phosphate aldolase — translation MAADYPDIDIAPFIDHALLTPTATPEQVQQWCEEAYRFNFAAVCLYPTYVKQAVELLYGKNPKVCTVIGFPSGATTSAVKLYEAQEAADNGATELDVVINLGWLKAGKTEEIHREIAEICEETGQTVKVILETNLLTDAEKKIAAEIAMEAGAAFLKTSTGWNGGATVADVRLLQELAKERVGIKASGGIHTINQALDLIVAGATRLGTSRGIDLIRQRDNLGKGE, via the coding sequence ATGGCAGCAGACTATCCAGATATTGATATTGCGCCATTTATCGATCACGCCCTGTTAACGCCAACGGCTACTCCAGAGCAGGTTCAGCAGTGGTGTGAAGAAGCATATAGATTCAATTTTGCGGCAGTTTGCTTGTACCCCACTTATGTCAAACAAGCTGTCGAACTCCTTTACGGCAAAAACCCGAAAGTCTGTACGGTAATTGGCTTTCCCTCTGGTGCTACCACTTCAGCTGTGAAACTCTATGAAGCTCAAGAAGCGGCGGATAATGGAGCCACTGAATTGGATGTGGTCATAAACTTGGGCTGGTTGAAAGCTGGTAAAACTGAAGAAATCCACCGGGAAATTGCCGAAATTTGTGAAGAGACTGGGCAAACTGTCAAGGTAATTTTGGAAACTAATCTGTTGACAGATGCGGAGAAAAAAATAGCTGCTGAAATAGCTATGGAGGCGGGGGCAGCTTTCTTAAAAACTAGTACAGGTTGGAATGGTGGCGCAACAGTGGCAGATGTGAGGCTTTTGCAGGAATTGGCAAAAGAAAGAGTAGGAATTAAAGCTTCAGGTGGTATCCACACTATCAATCAAGCCCTAGACTTAATCGTAGCGGGTGCTACCAGATTAGGCACATCTCGCGGTATCGATTTGATCCGCCAGCGCGATAATCTGGGGAAGGGTGAATAG
- the recO gene encoding DNA repair protein RecO yields MSRTYKATGINLKTQVLGESDKIVTILTPEFGLIRAVAPGARKHNSSLGGRSGMFVVNELLIAKGRSLDKITQAQTLKTYPGLAKDLGKLAASQYLAEIVLSQALSEQPQEELYELFNEHLHRLEALSSTNASGVLAHLAHGVFHLLALAGVTPQVQVCCLSGRSLKPDFTDPNWQIGFSVPTGGTICLETWQRLRTQKEGEINNQYPIPHIPLPVSHAQTVVVHRQEIPLISSRLGAMELALLQHLSQPEIMQIDGARDHNWLSVEQILRQYAQYQLGRPIRSATLIDSYFAANHDATI; encoded by the coding sequence ATGAGTAGAACCTACAAAGCAACCGGAATTAATCTTAAAACTCAGGTGCTGGGAGAATCAGATAAAATAGTGACCATTTTGACACCAGAATTCGGTCTGATTCGAGCAGTGGCTCCAGGGGCACGAAAGCACAACTCCAGCTTGGGCGGCAGGAGTGGGATGTTTGTTGTGAATGAACTATTGATCGCGAAAGGGCGATCGCTTGATAAAATTACTCAAGCACAGACGTTAAAAACTTATCCTGGTTTAGCTAAAGATTTGGGAAAATTGGCTGCTAGCCAATATTTAGCAGAAATAGTCCTCTCTCAAGCTTTGAGCGAACAACCCCAAGAAGAACTTTATGAGTTGTTTAACGAACATCTCCATCGGTTAGAAGCATTGTCTAGTACAAATGCTTCTGGTGTTTTGGCTCATCTGGCTCATGGGGTGTTTCACCTTTTAGCCTTAGCAGGAGTAACGCCGCAAGTGCAAGTATGCTGCTTATCTGGGCGCTCCCTCAAGCCAGACTTTACAGACCCCAACTGGCAGATAGGATTTAGCGTTCCTACAGGTGGAACGATTTGCTTAGAAACTTGGCAACGTTTACGAACACAGAAAGAGGGGGAGATTAATAACCAATACCCCATTCCCCATATCCCATTACCCGTGTCCCACGCCCAAACAGTTGTTGTGCATCGGCAAGAAATACCTTTGATTTCTAGTCGTCTGGGTGCTATGGAACTGGCTTTGCTTCAACATCTGTCACAACCAGAGATAATGCAAATTGATGGTGCTAGAGACCATAACTGGTTATCTGTTGAGCAGATTTTGCGCCAGTATGCTCAGTATCAATTAGGTCGCCCTATTCGCTCTGCTACCTTGATCGATTCTTATTTTGCTGCCAACCATGATGCAACCATCTGA
- a CDS encoding MFS transporter, with product MQPSDLDKKILPLSPSLVKKQNRIADPNVKNHLSAVSKCTPSQINSQEMSPKDVSKNDQSWTAQIPKSDVPSQSEIQSEDKLTTAEANSNGQSLPVATTPETESPKLDGSGSGGEAVSGNVTQQGFLPVLKNPNFLALWGGQVFSQLADKVYLVLMIALINTQFQASNQSISGWVSVLMMAFTIPAVLFGSVAGVFVDRWSKKAVLVATNIWRGILVLSIPFLLWLTHGWKPIGVMPVGFLIILGVTFLVSTLTQFFAPAEQAAIPLVVEEQHLLSANSLYTTTMMASVIVGFAVGEPLLAIADGLWSQIGGSGSLGKELLVGGSYAIAGLILFLLATKEKHHHPDTEFPHVFSDLRDGFAYLKANHSVRNALLQLIILFSVFAALTVLAVRMAEIIPNMKASQFGFLLAAGGVGIAAGATILGQFGQRFSYTQLSLCGCMGMAASLIGLSIFTTQLWLVLLLVALLGIFGALVGIPMQTAIQTETPPEMRGKVFGLQNNVINIALSLPLALAGVAETFLGLQVVFLGLAAIVFLGGILTWYNSHK from the coding sequence ATGCAACCATCTGATTTGGATAAAAAAATCCTGCCTTTGTCACCAAGCCTCGTTAAAAAACAGAATAGGATAGCAGATCCTAACGTCAAGAATCACTTGAGTGCAGTTTCAAAGTGTACACCTAGTCAAATCAATAGCCAAGAAATGTCTCCAAAAGACGTTTCTAAAAACGATCAAAGTTGGACAGCCCAGATCCCAAAAAGTGATGTTCCAAGCCAATCAGAAATACAATCTGAGGACAAATTAACTACTGCTGAGGCAAATAGCAACGGGCAGAGTTTGCCAGTAGCTACTACCCCAGAAACAGAATCACCCAAATTAGATGGATCTGGTTCAGGTGGAGAAGCTGTTTCCGGGAATGTAACACAGCAGGGGTTTTTGCCTGTATTAAAAAACCCTAATTTCCTCGCTCTTTGGGGCGGTCAAGTTTTCTCCCAACTAGCAGATAAAGTTTATTTGGTGCTGATGATTGCTTTGATTAATACTCAGTTTCAGGCTAGTAATCAGAGTATTAGTGGTTGGGTGTCAGTATTGATGATGGCTTTTACGATTCCAGCCGTATTATTTGGTTCCGTTGCTGGCGTTTTTGTTGATCGTTGGTCAAAAAAGGCTGTGCTGGTGGCAACGAATATTTGGCGCGGTATCCTGGTTTTGTCAATTCCCTTCCTGCTGTGGTTGACTCATGGCTGGAAACCCATAGGAGTTATGCCAGTAGGTTTTTTGATCATCCTGGGTGTGACTTTTCTAGTTTCCACACTGACACAGTTTTTTGCACCGGCAGAACAGGCGGCAATTCCCTTAGTGGTAGAAGAACAGCATTTACTCTCAGCTAATTCGCTTTATACGACAACGATGATGGCATCGGTGATTGTTGGGTTTGCTGTTGGGGAACCATTATTAGCGATCGCAGATGGACTTTGGTCGCAAATTGGTGGTAGCGGTAGTTTGGGCAAAGAACTTTTAGTAGGTGGTAGTTATGCGATCGCTGGACTAATTTTATTTCTCCTAGCAACTAAGGAAAAACACCACCACCCTGATACAGAATTCCCTCACGTATTCTCTGATTTGCGAGATGGTTTTGCCTACCTCAAAGCAAATCATAGCGTCCGTAATGCTTTGCTTCAGTTAATTATCTTGTTTTCTGTCTTTGCAGCATTAACTGTTCTAGCTGTTCGGATGGCAGAAATAATTCCTAATATGAAAGCTTCCCAATTTGGCTTTTTACTAGCAGCTGGTGGTGTTGGCATTGCTGCGGGAGCAACAATTCTCGGTCAATTTGGTCAACGCTTTTCCTATACCCAACTAAGTCTTTGTGGTTGTATGGGTATGGCAGCATCCCTGATTGGTCTATCAATTTTTACAACCCAACTGTGGCTAGTCCTGTTACTGGTGGCATTATTAGGTATCTTTGGGGCTCTAGTGGGAATTCCCATGCAAACCGCAATCCAAACAGAAACACCACCAGAAATGCGTGGTAAAGTATTTGGTTTGCAAAATAATGTAATTAATATTGCTCTTTCCTTACCTTTAGCTTTAGCAGGAGTAGCAGAAACCTTTTTGGGATTACAGGTAGTTTTTTTGGGATTAGCTGCGATCGTCTTTTTAGGAGGTATATTAACGTGGTATAACTCACACAAGTAG
- a CDS encoding glycosyltransferase family 4 protein, translating to MRIAWIGKKSPFCGNVTYSREITNALLDRGHQVSFLHFAQEESEPDNWPNLREVSLPFIYKSQVYTIPTFKATKVLTDSLREIKPDVVHASLTLSPLDFFLPEICEELRLPLIATFHTPFAGKGAKLISGTQLLAYQLYAPFLVNYDRVIVFSQIQRELLAGMGVREENIAVIPNGVDTIKYSPGFSQIKAEFKADRLFVYQGRIAPEKNVEALLRAWKQSAMGPGTKLLIVGDGPLKSSLEPFYGSEYGIIWLGFVADEDRRIEILRGADVFVLPSLVEGLSLSLLEGMSCGLACLATDVGADGEVLEKGAGIVISTKTARSQLKTLLPVLQDHPELTTLLGQKARQRVLDRYTLSKNITLLEELYKEVLAQRPLPLSRRA from the coding sequence ATGCGTATAGCCTGGATTGGAAAAAAATCACCTTTTTGCGGCAATGTCACCTACAGTCGAGAAATTACAAATGCTTTGCTAGATAGGGGACATCAAGTTAGCTTTCTTCACTTCGCACAGGAAGAGTCTGAACCTGATAATTGGCCAAATCTTCGAGAGGTTTCGCTCCCTTTTATTTACAAGTCTCAGGTTTATACAATTCCTACTTTTAAAGCAACCAAAGTTTTAACCGATTCGCTGCGAGAAATAAAGCCAGATGTAGTCCATGCTTCTTTAACATTATCTCCTCTAGACTTTTTTCTACCGGAAATCTGTGAGGAACTGAGATTGCCTCTAATTGCCACTTTTCACACACCCTTTGCTGGCAAGGGGGCAAAGCTGATATCGGGAACACAACTTTTGGCTTATCAGCTTTATGCACCTTTTTTAGTTAACTACGATCGCGTGATTGTATTTTCCCAAATTCAGCGAGAATTATTGGCAGGGATGGGTGTAAGGGAAGAAAATATTGCTGTAATTCCCAATGGTGTTGATACTATTAAGTATTCTCCAGGATTTTCTCAAATCAAAGCAGAATTTAAAGCCGATCGCTTGTTTGTTTACCAAGGTCGAATAGCCCCAGAGAAAAATGTCGAAGCCCTACTCCGCGCTTGGAAGCAGTCGGCAATGGGGCCTGGTACGAAGTTGCTAATTGTTGGCGATGGCCCTTTAAAGTCTTCCTTAGAGCCGTTTTATGGTTCAGAATACGGCATTATCTGGTTGGGATTTGTTGCTGATGAAGACCGACGGATCGAAATTTTGCGGGGCGCAGATGTATTTGTTCTACCTTCATTGGTAGAGGGTTTGTCTCTATCTCTGTTAGAGGGAATGTCATGTGGGTTGGCTTGTTTAGCAACAGATGTGGGTGCAGATGGAGAAGTATTAGAAAAGGGCGCAGGTATAGTTATTAGTACTAAAACTGCGCGATCGCAGTTAAAAACTCTCTTGCCAGTGTTGCAAGACCATCCAGAGTTAACAACTTTACTTGGGCAAAAAGCCAGACAGCGTGTATTAGACCGCTATACCCTCAGTAAAAATATTACTCTGCTGGAAGAACTTTATAAAGAAGTTTTAGCACAGCGACCTCTACCGCTAAGTCGTAGAGCTTAG
- a CDS encoding peptidase — protein MGKKTQHQILNILINLISQRLITALALFIGTGLFIVCINLHSSYGFIIIPKYVYSGSVISLSTSPIPKPHPLPPTLAQWQDSTNSGDYFSQVTTTQVGYLVWSQFPIRVYVEPPKSVNEKQAQVWVNGVLQGVKEWSNYLPLTIVEQPESADITIVQKAPPLQIFPGSNIPRARSAQTTYELYTSNKVLSHRFTILLSPSQTSEYLIAATRHEFGHALGIWGHSPLQTDALYFSQVRNPLPISSRDVNTLKRVYEQPTSLGWSLGDNSKIN, from the coding sequence ATGGGGAAAAAAACCCAACACCAAATACTTAACATCCTAATAAATTTAATCTCACAACGGTTAATTACAGCTCTTGCCTTATTTATTGGCACAGGGCTGTTTATAGTTTGTATTAATCTTCATTCGAGTTATGGGTTTATAATAATACCAAAATATGTATATTCAGGCTCAGTAATCTCTCTCTCCACCTCACCCATCCCAAAACCCCATCCCTTACCGCCCACACTCGCACAGTGGCAAGATAGCACTAACAGTGGTGACTACTTTTCACAAGTCACAACAACCCAAGTTGGTTATTTAGTCTGGTCACAATTTCCCATTCGAGTTTACGTAGAACCACCAAAATCCGTTAACGAAAAACAAGCTCAAGTATGGGTTAATGGTGTCTTGCAGGGTGTAAAAGAATGGAGCAATTATTTGCCTTTGACAATAGTAGAACAGCCAGAAAGTGCTGATATTACCATTGTCCAAAAAGCGCCACCTCTACAAATTTTCCCTGGTAGCAATATACCTCGTGCGCGATCGGCACAAACTACTTACGAGTTATACACCAGCAACAAAGTTTTATCCCACCGCTTCACTATTTTGCTAAGTCCCAGTCAAACAAGTGAGTATCTGATTGCAGCTACCCGTCATGAATTCGGTCATGCACTGGGAATTTGGGGCCATAGTCCGCTACAAACTGATGCCCTATATTTTTCTCAAGTTCGTAACCCGTTGCCTATTTCTTCCAGAGATGTAAATACTCTAAAACGAGTTTATGAACAGCCAACTAGTTTGGGCTGGTCTTTAGGAGATAATTCTAAGATTAATTGA
- the secG gene encoding preprotein translocase subunit SecG, whose translation MTATNIVQGIWAFSATGLIILVLLHSPKGDGIGAIGGQAQLFSSTKSAENTLNRITWALTVIFLGLTVVLSAGWLPK comes from the coding sequence ATGACAGCTACTAATATCGTGCAAGGCATTTGGGCATTTTCCGCCACTGGTTTGATTATCTTAGTTTTACTACATAGCCCCAAAGGTGATGGTATTGGAGCCATTGGTGGACAAGCCCAGCTATTTAGCAGTACCAAAAGTGCAGAAAACACCTTAAATCGAATTACTTGGGCATTAACAGTAATTTTCCTCGGTTTAACAGTGGTTTTAAGTGCTGGTTGGCTGCCTAAATAA
- the gpmI gene encoding 2,3-bisphosphoglycerate-independent phosphoglycerate mutase gives MTKAPVAPVVLVILDGWGYCEEKRGNAIVAAKTPIVDSLWTAYPHTLIRTSGKAVGLPEGQMGNSEVGHLNIGAGRVVPQELVRISDAVEDGSIALNPALVKICQEVRSRNSKLHLVGLCSEGGVHSHITHLFGLLDLAKDQRIPEVCIHAITDGRDTAPTDGVKAITLLQNYIDRAGIGRIVTLSGRYYAMDRDHRWDRVKRAYDVMTQDGTGDNRTAVEILQASYAEGVKDEFVNPIRIAPGAIEPGDGVIFFNFRPDRSRQLTQALVSPTFNGFERQQITPLSFVTFTQYDPDLPVAVAFEPQNLSNILGEVIANHGLNQFRTAETEKYAHVTYFFNGGLEEPFAGEDRELVSSPMVATYDHAPAMSAAAVTDVAIAAIQKGTYSLVVINYANPDMVGHTGQIDATITAIETVDRCLGRLLESVIKAGGTTIITADHGNAEYMLDDGGNPWTAHTTNPVPFILVEGEKVKIPGYGTNVELRSDGKLSDIAPTILEILQLPQPPEMTGRSLLKTADYELQRTRTPVQVGL, from the coding sequence ATGACCAAAGCACCTGTTGCTCCTGTGGTGCTAGTCATTTTAGACGGATGGGGCTACTGCGAGGAAAAGCGAGGAAACGCTATTGTTGCTGCTAAAACTCCCATTGTGGATAGTTTATGGACAGCTTACCCGCATACCCTCATCCGCACATCAGGAAAAGCCGTAGGGTTGCCAGAAGGTCAAATGGGCAACTCGGAAGTAGGTCATTTGAACATTGGTGCTGGGCGAGTTGTACCGCAAGAACTGGTACGCATCTCTGATGCGGTCGAAGACGGTTCTATTGCCTTAAACCCAGCACTCGTCAAAATTTGCCAGGAAGTTCGTTCTCGGAATAGCAAGCTGCATCTAGTCGGGCTTTGTTCTGAGGGAGGGGTACATTCACATATCACCCATTTATTCGGACTACTTGACTTAGCCAAAGACCAGCGAATACCAGAAGTTTGTATTCACGCCATCACCGATGGCCGTGACACTGCCCCAACTGACGGTGTAAAAGCAATCACATTGCTGCAAAATTATATAGACCGCGCTGGAATTGGGCGCATAGTCACCCTCAGCGGTCGCTACTACGCGATGGATCGCGATCACCGCTGGGATCGGGTCAAACGCGCCTACGACGTGATGACCCAAGATGGTACGGGTGATAATCGCACTGCTGTGGAAATCTTGCAAGCATCTTACGCCGAAGGGGTAAAAGATGAATTTGTCAACCCCATCCGAATTGCACCCGGCGCAATAGAACCAGGGGATGGGGTGATATTTTTCAACTTCCGCCCTGATCGCTCCAGACAACTGACTCAAGCTTTGGTCAGTCCCACTTTTAACGGTTTTGAAAGACAGCAAATCACACCACTGTCTTTTGTCACCTTTACACAGTATGATCCAGACTTACCCGTGGCTGTAGCCTTTGAGCCTCAGAATCTCAGTAACATTCTGGGAGAAGTCATAGCTAATCATGGTCTGAATCAATTCCGCACCGCCGAAACCGAAAAATATGCCCACGTCACCTATTTCTTTAATGGTGGTCTGGAGGAACCTTTTGCCGGAGAAGATCGGGAACTGGTAAGCAGCCCGATGGTAGCAACTTACGATCATGCCCCAGCGATGTCAGCAGCAGCAGTTACAGATGTAGCGATCGCTGCGATTCAAAAAGGTACGTATTCTCTAGTTGTGATCAACTATGCAAACCCAGACATGGTAGGGCATACTGGTCAAATCGACGCTACCATTACAGCAATTGAAACAGTTGATCGCTGTTTAGGACGCTTGTTAGAGAGCGTTATCAAAGCCGGTGGTACAACAATTATTACTGCCGATCATGGCAACGCTGAGTATATGCTAGATGATGGGGGTAATCCCTGGACAGCCCACACCACTAACCCAGTCCCCTTTATATTGGTAGAAGGCGAGAAAGTCAAAATCCCTGGATATGGTACAAATGTCGAACTGCGAAGCGATGGCAAGCTATCCGACATCGCCCCCACAATTCTAGAGATTTTACAGCTGCCTCAGCCACCAGAAATGACCGGGCGATCGCTGCTGAAAACAGCAGATTATGAACTGCAACGCACTCGCACCCCTGTGCAAGTAGGGCTGTAA
- a CDS encoding ABC-F family ATP-binding cassette domain-containing protein, with product MLRLEHISKIYPTGEVLKDINWEVKPGDRIGLVGVNGAGKSTQLKIISGEIEPTAGEIIRPNSLHIAYLNQEFEVDPTRTVREEFWTVFKEANEVQLSLAHIPQEMETASPEELDRLIDKLDRLQRKFEALDGYNLDARIGKILPEMGFGLEDGDRLVSAFSGGWQMRMSLGKILLQKPDLLLLDEPTNHLDLETIEWLENYLRGLVTPMVIVSHDREFLDRLCTQIVETERGVSSTYLGNYSAYLEQKAESQSAQLSAYERQQKELEKQQTFVDRFRASATRSTQAKSREKQLEKIERIEAPIAGVRTLHFRFPPAPRSGREVVEIKDLTHLYGDKILFLAANLLIERGDRIAFLGPNGAGKSTLLRVIMGMEPPTEGSVQLGDHNVIPGYFEQNQAEALDLKKTVMETIHDEVPDWDNQEVRTLLGRFLFTGDTVFKAVGALSGGEKARLALAKMLLRPANLLILDEPTNHLDIPAKEMLEEALKNYDGTAIVVSHDRYFISQVANKIVEIRDGEFRVYLGDYHYYLQKIAEEKEQAKLAAIAAEKAAKKAAKASTKKK from the coding sequence ATGCTGCGACTAGAACATATAAGTAAAATTTATCCCACAGGCGAAGTTCTCAAAGATATCAACTGGGAAGTTAAACCAGGCGATCGCATTGGCTTAGTCGGTGTCAATGGTGCTGGAAAATCAACCCAACTCAAAATCATCTCTGGGGAAATAGAACCCACCGCCGGCGAAATCATTCGTCCTAATAGCTTACATATAGCCTACCTTAACCAAGAGTTTGAAGTAGACCCCACTCGCACCGTTAGAGAAGAATTTTGGACTGTCTTCAAAGAAGCCAACGAAGTACAGTTATCTCTGGCGCATATCCCACAAGAGATGGAAACGGCTAGCCCAGAGGAACTGGATCGATTGATCGACAAGTTGGATCGCTTGCAGCGCAAATTTGAAGCCTTGGATGGCTACAACTTAGATGCACGCATTGGGAAAATTTTACCAGAGATGGGGTTTGGGCTAGAAGATGGCGATCGCCTCGTCAGTGCTTTTAGTGGTGGTTGGCAAATGCGGATGAGTTTAGGTAAAATCCTGCTGCAAAAACCCGACTTGTTGCTGCTGGATGAACCGACTAACCACCTAGATTTAGAAACCATTGAGTGGTTGGAAAATTACCTCAGAGGGCTAGTTACGCCGATGGTAATAGTCTCCCATGACCGGGAGTTCCTTGACCGCCTCTGTACCCAAATTGTGGAAACTGAACGTGGCGTTTCCAGTACCTACCTTGGTAACTACTCGGCATATTTGGAACAAAAAGCCGAAAGTCAATCAGCACAACTTAGCGCCTACGAACGCCAGCAAAAAGAATTAGAGAAACAGCAAACCTTTGTTGATAGATTTCGCGCCAGTGCTACCCGCAGTACCCAGGCAAAAAGCCGGGAAAAGCAACTCGAAAAAATTGAGCGCATTGAAGCACCCATTGCTGGGGTAAGAACTCTACACTTCCGTTTTCCTCCTGCACCCCGCAGTGGACGCGAAGTAGTAGAAATTAAAGATTTAACTCATCTTTATGGTGATAAAATCTTGTTTTTGGCAGCAAATCTTCTAATTGAAAGAGGCGATCGCATTGCTTTTCTTGGCCCCAACGGTGCGGGAAAATCTACCCTTCTGCGCGTAATTATGGGTATGGAACCACCCACTGAAGGTAGCGTTCAATTAGGCGATCATAACGTCATTCCCGGTTACTTTGAGCAAAATCAAGCTGAAGCCTTGGATTTGAAGAAAACTGTCATGGAAACTATCCATGATGAAGTTCCAGACTGGGATAACCAAGAAGTCCGCACGCTTTTGGGACGCTTCTTATTTACTGGTGATACTGTATTTAAGGCAGTTGGCGCATTAAGTGGAGGAGAAAAAGCTCGTTTGGCGTTGGCAAAAATGCTTTTACGTCCCGCGAACTTACTAATTTTAGATGAGCCGACAAACCACCTAGATATTCCAGCTAAAGAAATGCTGGAAGAAGCGCTCAAAAATTATGACGGTACGGCAATTGTCGTTTCACACGATCGCTACTTTATTTCTCAAGTAGCTAACAAAATCGTCGAAATTCGTGATGGTGAATTCCGGGTTTACTTAGGAGACTATCATTACTATCTCCAGAAAATTGCCGAAGAAAAAGAACAAGCAAAGTTAGCTGCGATCGCTGCTGAAAAAGCTGCTAAAAAAGCTGCAAAAGCTTCTACCAAAAAGAAATAA